The following DNA comes from Candidatus Deferrimicrobiaceae bacterium.
AGAGGGACCGCCTCTTTCCGGAAGTTCTGCGCCGTGATCTCGTAGCGGAACCTCGTCCTCTTCACCTTGGCGAAGACCCCGCCCTCCTCCCGTTTCCGCTCCCGCTCCTTCCGCTGGATCCGCACGCCCGGGTCCTGCCCGAAGTCGATCCGGAACTCCTCCCCTTCGGGGATGTCCGGCAGTTGCCCCCTCCCCACGTAGGCGTCCTCGAGGAAGAGCGCCGCCGGCGCCGAGAACACCGGCAGGCCGGTCTCGTTCCGGCCGTTCGCCGCGAGATACGCTCCTTCGACCATCTTCGGAACGGCGCGCCACGCAACCGCCGCCTTCTGTTCCTGGCGGGCCAGGAGGAACGCCTTTTTCTCTCCGTTGCCGCCGAGTGCGTGCCGGCCTTCCAGGGTCGCCTCGAGCGAGGCGAACCTCCTCGCGGGAGGCGGGAGGAAAACCTCCTCCTTCGCCTCGGGAGCGAACGCGCCGGCCAGCGCCGCATCCGCCGCCTCACTGCGCATCTTCATCATCGGGCGCGCCACCGGGGGCTGGTAGAAATCGAGCTCCCAGGGAGGAAGGGGCGGCAACTGGGCCGTTTTTCCCGGTCTCGCGGTCGAGAAGGCGAGGGTTGCCTCCTTCCAGTCCTCCCCGGTGCGCTGCCACGCATCCGCGACGAGCTCCAGGGAGAGAATGCCCGTCCCCGGAACAAGCCTCGCGTTGTAGCGGGGAACGAACCCGGCCGCCGGAACCCGGTAGGTGACGGCGAGACGGCACTTCCCGGCCGGGGCGAGATCGATCCGGACGACCTTCTCCTGGGTCGGGCGCGGGTTCCGGATCTTGTCCAGTTCCTGTCGGGCGGCCGCGATCTTTTTTTCGAGGTCCCGGGCCTTCCGGTCGTTGGCGAAGACGCTTCCGTCGAGCGCCTCGACCCGGGCCCGGTAGAGGGAGAGGGCCGCATCGACCTCGGCGACGGAAAGGCGGGGGGGGCGCCCCTTCTCCCCGTCCTTCGTCGCCTCCCCCGGGGCATAGATCGCGAGGACGCCGCGCTCCAGCAGTTCCTTTTCGCGGCGGCCGGCCGCGGCCGCCTCCTCCGCGCGCCGCTTCCCGTCGGACAGCTCCTCGATCCGCCGGGTCAGTTCGCCCACGCGCTCGTCGACCGGCTCGGTCCGGAAGAGGTCCTCGGCGGACACCCCCGTGATCCGCGCTCCGCCGCTTGCCACCCTCGCGGAGAGGGTATCCGGCAGGAGATTGGGGGTGAGCCCGGGAAGGACGACGGTGGCCTCCGGCCGGTCCACCTCCACCACGCGCGTGACCTCGGCCATGTCGGGGTAGAGCACCACCCGGTCGACGCGTGAGGGAAATTCGGCGGGGAATACGGGAACGGAAAGAACGGTTGCCAGCAGGACGATCGCAAACGGGACCGGAATGAGGTTTCGGCGCATCACCACCTCGCGTTACAAAGATTTCTGAGCGGGGACACCGCTCTCCCGCATGGGCGGGGACACTCCGGGGACATTCCCAGGGGGGACATTCCCAGGGGGGACATTCCTATATCAAGTATTACGTTGAGGAGTGTCCCCCCCCAGCGTTGAGGAGTGTCCCCGCTAATGGGAGGGATGTCCCCGGCACATGGGACTCCCGAACAGCGGAAAAAGTTCCCGGCATCTCCGGAAAAACGGTTATTTCTTCCCCTTGACCGCCTCGATCGCCTCCCTTTTCCTGTGCGCTTCCCCGACCTTCCGCAGGGCGCTCCGCACGATCTCCTCGTCGGCAGACTCCCGGTGGAAGGCATAGCAGGTGTCGGCGAGGATCGGCGACCGCACGCCCAGCTGGCGGTGCTCCTCCAGGTCCAGGGAGAGGACCCCGTTCCAGTTCTGGTCGATGATGCTGTACGAACCGACGAAGATCGCGCGGAAGGTCGACTCGATCATCTCGTAGACGTGGCTGCACCCGGCTTCGCGGGGGATCCGCTCCTTCACCTTCTTCAAGCCCCCCCGCTCGAGCACCGCGATCCCGACCAGTTCCGAGAGCATCGCAAGGGGCTTCTCTTCGCAGCACGGGTAGGGGATACGGTCCATCTTCCCCGCGATCTTCTCGATGCGGTACGAACCATCGAGAAGAAGCGCAAGGTTCATGTCGTGGTAGTCGTCGTGCATCCGGGTGAGGGCGAGGATCTTTTCCCCCTCCAGCTTGTACATCTCGCACTTGACGATCCGCCCGAAGACCTGCTTGTGGTGTTTGGCCAGGCTCTTGATCGCCTCGTAGTCCATCGGCGCTACTCCCCGTTCGCGGCGGCGCACAGGCTCCTGAGCACCGCCAGGTTTCGTATGTCCCGCTCGAACTCGTCCTTTCCGTCCTTGGGCGTCTCCAGCAGCATCGGCAGCGTCCGGAATGCAGGGTGCGTCACGATCCGGCGGAATCCGGGGAGCCCGATCCCCCCCTCGCCGATGTGGAAATGGCGGTCGACCCGGCTCCCGAGGGCCGTCTTCGAGTCGTTCAGATGCCACAAGCGG
Coding sequences within:
- a CDS encoding DUF2889 domain-containing protein, whose product is MDYEAIKSLAKHHKQVFGRIVKCEMYKLEGEKILALTRMHDDYHDMNLALLLDGSYRIEKIAGKMDRIPYPCCEEKPLAMLSELVGIAVLERGGLKKVKERIPREAGCSHVYEMIESTFRAIFVGSYSIIDQNWNGVLSLDLEEHRQLGVRSPILADTCYAFHRESADEEIVRSALRKVGEAHRKREAIEAVKGKK
- a CDS encoding mucoidy inhibitor MuiA family protein, translated to MRRNLIPVPFAIVLLATVLSVPVFPAEFPSRVDRVVLYPDMAEVTRVVEVDRPEATVVLPGLTPNLLPDTLSARVASGGARITGVSAEDLFRTEPVDERVGELTRRIEELSDGKRRAEEAAAAGRREKELLERGVLAIYAPGEATKDGEKGRPPRLSVAEVDAALSLYRARVEALDGSVFANDRKARDLEKKIAAARQELDKIRNPRPTQEKVVRIDLAPAGKCRLAVTYRVPAAGFVPRYNARLVPGTGILSLELVADAWQRTGEDWKEATLAFSTARPGKTAQLPPLPPWELDFYQPPVARPMMKMRSEAADAALAGAFAPEAKEEVFLPPPARRFASLEATLEGRHALGGNGEKKAFLLARQEQKAAVAWRAVPKMVEGAYLAANGRNETGLPVFSAPAALFLEDAYVGRGQLPDIPEGEEFRIDFGQDPGVRIQRKERERKREEGGVFAKVKRTRFRYEITAQNFRKEAVPLTVLDQVPFPRHKEIVVKDVEIAGGGKAGEQGEITWELSLAAGEKKVLGLSFTVEYPADKEIHGL